ATATTAGTTTGCTCTACCCATTCCAATGCGTCATGTACATCACCGCATAATAGATTAATATGGCCCATTTTACGGTTATGCTTACTGTCGCTCTTTCCATATAGATGAAGTTTTGGCACAATGCCCAGCGATTCCGCTGCCGGATCTTGTGATGTAGTCCGGCGGATGGCTTCATCCAGATGCTGTCCAAGCACGTTCACCATAACGACTGGGCTTAGCAGTGTTGTGTCTCCCAGCGGAAGATTGCATATCGCTCTTACATGCTGTTCGAACTGTGAAGTACTGCATGCTTCCATCGTATAATGCCCCGAATTGTGCGGCCTTGGAGCAACCTCGTTCACATAGAGAGAACCTTCTTCCGTAAGAAACATCTCTACTGCGAGTAGTCCTGCCGCATTCAGGCCTTCCGCCACCTGCTCTGCAAGCTGGCACGCTCTGCGCTGCACATCACTCGGTATGCGTGCAGGTACAATCGATAGATGCAAAATGTTGTTTACATGAATATTTTCAGCTGGTGGAAAGCTCTTCACTTCACCTTCCGGCGTGCGTGCCGCGATGACCGAAATCTCACTCGTGAACGATATGAATTTCTCCAGAACAAGTTCTGCACCTGTTGAAGACAGCTCCGCATAAGCAGCTTCAAGCTGTTCTTCCCCCCGCAGGACAACTTGTCCTTTCCCATCATAACCACCAGTAGCCGTCTTCAGAACACATGGCAGGCTCAGCTCAGCTGCCGCTTCCTGCAGGCTTTCCAGGCTTGTGATCTCGCGGTATGGCGCCACAGGAACTCCGGCCGCTTCGATGGCTGCTTTCTCACGAAGACGATGCTGTGTCGTGTAGAGCAGCCTGCTC
Above is a window of Paenibacillus uliginis N3/975 DNA encoding:
- the purK gene encoding 5-(carboxyamino)imidazole ribonucleotide synthase; translated protein: MTERETLHSDSKSKTLLPGSVIGVLGGGQLGRMMALDGTRMGYKFIALDPLPASPLGQIAEQITAPYYDADAAKELASQADVITYEFENVDAGVAKLLEERSYVPQGSRLLYTTQHRLREKAAIEAAGVPVAPYREITSLESLQEAAAELSLPCVLKTATGGYDGKGQVVLRGEEQLEAAYAELSSTGAELVLEKFISFTSEISVIAARTPEGEVKSFPPAENIHVNNILHLSIVPARIPSDVQRRACQLAEQVAEGLNAAGLLAVEMFLTEEGSLYVNEVAPRPHNSGHYTMEACSTSQFEQHVRAICNLPLGDTTLLSPVVMVNVLGQHLDEAIRRTTSQDPAAESLGIVPKLHLYGKSDSKHNRKMGHINLLCGDVHDALEWVEQTNIWRH